The Gossypium hirsutum isolate 1008001.06 chromosome D03, Gossypium_hirsutum_v2.1, whole genome shotgun sequence genomic interval CGTCTAACCCAAAAGGATCAAAATTTTCGTGATTAACCCAAAGCCAATTTTGTCATATTTTAggtcaaaataaatttatgtcaAAACCGAATaggggggttttttttttttaaatgaagagTATTATTGCCTTCGAAAAGCATAGGAGAACAATGCACAAGCTGttctcaaattttaataaattggCATTATTTATGAACAaacaaattaagcacttttaaaaTTGCAAGCCAAGGTGGAAAAATGTAGATTTGTGCTTGACTGATTTAAATGTGAATTCCCCACATGTGACTGATAAAGTAAAGGAGCCCACTTCACAACCCAAATCAAAAGTTAGATTTGTTGAgggagataattttttttaagaaatattcgAAGTATTGTTTATTAGGTATTGTGTTTTGGTTgggattttgttttctttttctgtctgAGAGTCTTGAAAGGTTCGAGAACACCTCTGACGGATGGAAATTTTATtctaaaaacccaaaaatcctcaTAGAGAACTCTTCATTTTTTATCTGAAATattggaaaattttatcaatcaaaTCTAAAGATTGAACTTAAAATATACAGAGCTATAATACATcaacaaaagggaaaaaaaaataaTGTGCCTTCCAAGAATGATAAGTATGTTGGCCTGCATGTACATCAGTTAGAACTTGGAAGAACCAGGATTGAATTAAAAGAATCAGTTCTGACTGAAATCTTCCATGTCAATAATTTTGACACTTCCACACGACCAAAATGCAAAAAGAATGGACTCTCTTTATATAAAAATGGTGCTGACGTAAATCCGGTTAGTCGAATCAGACAGCTGCACATACTGAACCTGGCATGCAATGAAAATGATTATATAAACACGATGTATCCGAGTCTCCATATAACTAGTTTAAATATAGCCAAAAGACATAAGAATACTAGGTACTTGGTAATTCGACAGAACATTATCGATTAATTTGATAGCATCAAATTCTGAATTAGAGAGTTGAGAAGAGATGGATCCCCTTATCTTAACCAACTAACCACCTTTGCAACTATATGCGGAAACGTGCAAGGGAAAGCATGCATGCATCTTTTTGTGTGTTTAAAAAGGAGAGGAAGACAAACCTGTAGACCAGGTGTTGCAGCAAAATTTCCCCTCGTGAACGTGTTGCACATCAAGCCCAATAAACCATGACCCTGCACTCACATCATCATGTGCATAGACCTGAAGAAGAGACCTgcaaaaaagagagaattttgaGGTCAACCGAGTGCAATCGAAAAACTGGGGCGAAAGAAGGTGTTAAAACTTACTTATTAATTGAGATAAACTGTGCTAAAGCTCGTGAAATAGCAAATATTTCGCCCGAAGCATGCCGAAAGTATCTGCACCATACACAAGAATTTTAAGAAACAAGTGGAAACTATAGACCAATTCGGATGTCAGGGGACACAAAGCTGCAAAAAGAACTTAATGCATGAATATCATATGATGACTTTGAAGAACTAAATTCTTAGCATTTGATCTGTTTTCATTGTATTTATAGTTAAGAGAAAAACATAGATTCGACGCGTGTGCTATATTTAACATGAGACTATTAGATCATTACTAAATTTCCGTTATGTAtaggagaggaaaaagaaaaggattgtTTGTTACTCACgattttccatcaccaaatttCCACCAATCAGGTTCATGCCATTTGTGGGTCCTGAACATATATAAAGGGgcacataaattttacaaaaggaAAATTGGGAAGGAGATGATCTCAATCGATATATGTAAGTAATCTTCAGACAAATACAATTTACTCACGGGTCAGAGAAAACTTCTCCCGATTTCATACACCCCAAATAAATACGAGGCGTGTCCAAATGAGCAGAAAGTTTAGCTCCTAGAGCATCTGTAAACAATCAAAGGATCAGCTTCAAATATTACTGTATCAGTAAAGGCTGTCAAGAATTATTTAGTTCTATAACAGTATGCATTCTCAATTAACCAACATGACCCTTGCACCTGCACCACAACACTTTCAGCTGATCATCACAAACTGTCATGTTTTCTGCAACAATATTTTGCACTTATGACAAGAACTTGAAATGTTATTGAAACTGATATAACTCAGAACAACTATTTTGGGATGTAAGGCCTTTCGCAATTGATATACAGATGTATTATAGGAGAAAATTCTAGAGGAAGGGGGAGAAAGCAAACTTCCATAACAAGAAATCATGTCAACATATTCACATGGTAGTACCTAAAACATTACCTGAAAGAACTAACAAGGATTACATACCAATATTAACATAAACATCATCATTGACCTTAACATAGAACTCTGCATCCCAGCTCTCTACAGCACGAACAAAGAATAACTTTATCTTCTTTGAACGTTCCTCAGGTGCCTCCACATCATCCTGTTGAAACACAAAGGAAAATTATATTTGGCACTACAAGATCAATCCTTTGGAACATGTTGATTCACCAGCAATAACGTACATAACATGCGAATCAAGTCAGTGGTCTTTCAGAAATATGCTTGCATATGTACCCTAAAAGTTGGAATGAATGATATCACCAAGTTATTGAATCTCTTTACACTAGTTGGCAATAATTTCTAAGAGCTACAATTCCATTCAAAATAATTCAAGATAAGCTTAAAATTCCTGTATTCCCAAGTAAAAACTTTCCTAGATATGCACAGAATAGCTTCAAATAGGTCACCATACCAGAATAATGAAGTCATTAGTTTGGCTGTGTTCATCATTGATCTCCCTGTCCAAACTATCTCCACGATTTGCACTGCCAGTAATATAAAATTCAATAAACAGAAATGGAAGAGAAATACTTGATAGGAGAAACCATCAATTAGAAACCTTCTTCCTATTACGAATCGCACAACAATTCCCTTCTCTTCTTCCAGTTTTCTCAAAGCCGCACCTGCACATATTATATTTTCAGTTTAACTACTATCAGAGGAAATGATAATTAGGTAGCAGGATATTTACAAATCTATGAATAATTTAATGGAGGGTAATAAATTGGAATGCAGATATCCATCAACTATGCTAGAGAAGGAAAACGTTCTTTCAAACTAATTTAGAGATAGATTTGGAGCAATTGACGATAAGCCATCTTCATTTATAACAGAATGGTATTCATTGGTCATTTAGCCTTTTAGTTGAATAAAACAATCTAGGCTTCTAATTTACAGCAAAGCACTCCATTGTGCACATTAATTAGCAGTTAATACTAATTTAGCAACACACTCCATTGTACGCATTAATTAGCAGTTAAGAAGTTTGCATGAGACTTAATATTAACTATTAGTAGACAACAATCCCCTATGTATCTGATTAAAACCCTGGGATCATAAAGCATTCATGTGCATTCTATTTCATGTGTTCCAGTGGCACTAAACCCCAGTagattgatgaatatatataactGCTATAGTTGTTGTTACATGCAAAGAGATTGAATAGATTAGAAAACATTTGGAGCCTACAGTATTGGTATGGTTCATTGTTTTCAATCATTCTTAAAACACACATAAAAGATAAAACTAGTCAAGAGAAAAGATGCATTACCAGATTGCATCCATGCCTTCCGAATTGCATCTCTATTCTTCTTTCGTCCAAATGTTGTGATGATACCAATAACACCTAAAAGCCTTTTCTTAGAACGAGTACCATCATTTCCCAAGTGCTCCTTCGAAACATAACCTTCTTGCTTAGCAGCAGCTAGATCCATCTGAATGGCTGATAATTTTTTCAATTGCTCCCTGGAATGCATTGCTTTATCAAATTAGGTTCAATACACAGAACATAAATGTAaaagtaattaagtaaaaaactTACTTGCAGGTAACGATCTTTAGCGTCTCAGAAACAGATACAGAAGAATGaccctgaaaattttcaaaaattaaatgtcACCAAAATCCAACTGATTTGTACCAAAATAGATCATCTTCAAACTCTTAAACACCATCACTTTATATCATATTATACATAATCCAAATCAATGGCCAACAATAAATTTAATGCGAAAGTATCAAGTTTGATAGAGAATATAACAGCAATGAATGAAAATGCAGATCATCATCCTCAAACCTAGGCACGGCCAAGAACCAGATGTACTAAATTTGAAAgcataatctaaaaaataaataaggcgAGATCAAGAAAACGAGAAAAGAAAATCACCTGACCAGTTCTCCTATCAAGTTCTTTAATTAAATATACTCTGCTCTCTGCCTCCTGCCACATCCTACATTTAAATACAAGGCTCAAAATAAAAATTCCTCAATAAACGTACaacaaaaaacttaaaaaaaaaaaagaagaaaaaacgaAAACTAACCGGCCGGCGACGTAAGCCGTAGCCATCGTAGCGAACATGGCGAGAAGCAAAGCAGAAATTCTAGAACGAAAAGGAGAGCCACCAGAGTTAGATAGCCGGTTACTCGATCCCCGGCTACGCATTTTCGCTTACTCGTTTTCTCGACGATCCACGTTatataaaaaaggattaaatgaaaatcccttttttttgtaatttaaaaagcAGACCTGCAGGAATTAAACGAGGTTGACGATAAAAATGAAGGAGAAGAAGACATACGTAATCTTGAATTTGAATCTGGATTTattgaaaccaaaaaaaaaaaattgaatcttgatttgaaattttttttactgtGGTAGTTTGAGGAATAATAAATTAGacgtttttttttctatttatatactTCTTTTTTCAAGCgttaaataatttataacattATCGGAAACcgtattggatttttttttagtattaaaagaatgatatgaaattttatattgaaatgttagtaatgggatataatttattatttagatactttaatcaagttaaaaaaataacttttaatttaaagaaaataaacttaattatctaaaaaaaagtttcaaaatgagCGTACATATCCAGtattttgggtttaatttattaattattttacaataataTCTTTTGGGTAAAATACATctaaggtcactaaattattagtaactttatattttagtcacttaatttcaAATAGTTAccaaatggtcactaaattattcaaaagttttcatttaagtcactaaactattgggaagtttttatttattaagtcattggattgttaagttttttttattttatttaaagtccGGCTAGCGAGCTCTAAATGGTTTGATGATCGATACGGTGGATTAGTATCCATTAATGAGTAGAAAAACATACTTCAAATCCGAGTTGATGTGATGGTCAGTTTTGGAGATCGGAGAATaaaattgtttggattttggtttgcaAATTCATGACATCTAAagtattttcatggaaaaaattgaactgtagaaagaagaagaaagaggaggAGAACTTTTGATTGGTGTAGGCGGTGTGAATGTATAAAAATTGAaagttaaagttgctattttacaaactttaaaaGTCGTTAGGTCATCTTTCCATTTACCATTTAACGAATGGTGACCAAACaagaaaaaattgaatagttggggACTCTTTTATAACTTTATAGTTGGGTGACAATACGTATTGTTTATCCTATTTATAATAATATCTTAAATATGCAATTTAAGTTTCTATAACAAAAATGACAACATCAAGTTTTAAAGTCTAATACAAGAGCTCTATGAATTTTTATATCAATATCTTCTGATTAATGATGTactaaatttgttaaaaataaaacaaatgctaTACCAAggaaaattaagtaaatatgtttttaagtaatcttatattttgttaattaaacAACAAAATCATGCATTCCATCCAAATGGATCAAATATGGCAATGTAACATATCAACTAATTTGATAGGATTTTGGTATCGACATTGTTGCCAGTACAAGAGAGTATAAGTTCAAGTGCGCTGaagtgtattatcctcctatttaagggttgagaaGAAGACTATAGATAATTCtaggtattgtataaaaaaaacaaatactaGAAATTTTTTGATGCTGTACTCATATAAAAggaagtaaatttaaaaaaattacattccaATTATCCTATTAGTAGAAATAATATTACACTATGTGAATTAGATGCGCTCtaagtaattttacatttcaaTAACCTTATGGACAACGACAAGGTCATGAACTATCCTTGTTGAGGAGCACgaccaaaacctaattaaaaaaaaacattgtcaAAGGTGTCACAACACATATTGGTAAGTAAGtcgataaaataatgaaattgtattttagctcttacaaaaatatataactcaattgcaattgctcaaatttttttttttgattttgccTTTGAGTAGGGGCGGACGACAGCCGACTTGGCATCCGCCAACTGACTCGCTATCAATGATGGTTGAAGGAGAGGGCAT includes:
- the LOC107929193 gene encoding hydroxyproline O-galactosyltransferase HPGT1, which encodes MRSRGSSNRLSNSGGSPFRSRISALLLAMFATMATAYVAGRMWQEAESRVYLIKELDRRTGQGHSSVSVSETLKIVTCKEQLKKLSAIQMDLAAAKQEGYVSKEHLGNDGTRSKKRLLGVIGIITTFGRKKNRDAIRKAWMQSGAALRKLEEEKGIVVRFVIGRSANRGDSLDREINDEHSQTNDFIILDDVEAPEERSKKIKLFFVRAVESWDAEFYVKVNDDVYVNIDALGAKLSAHLDTPRIYLGCMKSGEVFSDPTHKWHEPDWWKFGDGKSYFRHASGEIFAISRALAQFISINKSLLQVYAHDDVSAGSWFIGLDVQHVHEGKFCCNTWSTGSVCAAV